The nucleotide sequence TAGGGTGTCACCCGTTTATGTTTCTATGATCTCATTCTTTGGCAAGTTTCTACACAtttcatacaaaatatttttactccATACACTTATGTAATGTTGAACTTGTCTTTCATTTATAGGTTGTATAAACCTTACCATTTTTctctttgatttatttttcaatatgaCTTCATTAtcataaacacaacaaaccCCCCACAGTGACGATCGGTTCAAAGTAGCCACCGACCAAACCCGATGCTCGTACAGCAACGATGGGATGTTTGTAGCCGTTGGTTCCAGTGATGGATCCGTGTTGACTTGGAAGGTTAAGACGGGAGAACTTGTTTCAATTACCAAGGAACACAGGTGACTGCGTGGTGTTTATctgtggtggggcaatgatGGCTGTTGATATAACGCAGGTGTtataccttgtgcccgctcacaagttaccacgcatgtaacttatttatcctcgcatggtgagcaacgacagtcgttttaacacgggtgttttgtttcatacacctcgtgcccgcttacgagttaccatgtatgtagcttatttatcctcgcatggtgggcaacgacagtcgttttaacacgggtgttttgtttcatacacctcgtgcccgcttacgagttaccatgtatgtagcttatttatcctcgcatggcgggcaacgacagttgttttgACACatgtgttcggtttcatacaccttgtgcccgcttacgatttattatatttgtaactttgtatgttattatttttgtattgtgGACAATTTATAAagcctattagtgaccactggtttgaaacaattgcccaaggacacctgctcacaatggtggcagcatcaagGCTTGAACCCAGGATCCTCTGGTTACAATCATTAACATTTCATTCCTTCTACAGCGATCCAGTTATTTCATGCAATTGGTTGGGTGGGAGGCTTGTCACAGGAGACAAGAACAAGCATTGTATCTTGTGGTCggaataacaacaacaacaaccacatATTCACTAGTCTTGATTGTTTATTTCTGAgttttgcaaatataaataaaatcctgtgatgtataaacaaaagaataatttatttgatatGAAAAGTTTCAACAAAAGAAAGCATGGCAAACTTTCTCTTGCACAAACGCATAGATCATGAATCCGATGTATAACGACACGAATATCACGCCAACAGCTCGGTTTAATCTGCGGGGGGATTAATGAAgttgaattattaaaaagtgttaATTCTTTGTGTGGCTGGGCTtagacagtggttataacataagtgtacTGCTTCATACACTCCGTGCCGGTTATAAACTACtttctatatggctgataatttgaacaacccatcagtgaccactgggtcggagaaattaccgttaagtgtcttgcccaaggacacaaacgctcacaatggtagcagcatcgagcttcgaACCCAGTAACCTCTGGTTTAAAGGCAAGTGCTTCAACCAGTGTGCTATGGCGTCaaactaatatttataaaaccatttttaagttgtttacaAGGTGTTATCAGATATTGATAAGTTAAAATTACCTGAACCTCACAGCGATGAACATAACGAGACACACTGCGAGGATCAACAACAAGATGAACCCAAACTTAACGTGGGGAACCATTTGAAAGGGAAGGGGGAGGTTGGACATCAGACACTGAAATTAAATAATGATGCTAATAGAGATACAGAAaaagttcatttattttttctcaaaaaaatagtattctatttattataattactaAATCTAATTTCAACTGTgttttatgggtgaggtactcCTATGGCATAGCAAGGTCTAGAaattaggccagagttggcattGAATAATTGCTATTTGATATTCAAATtcaatttagaaaaattaacCATGAATAACATAATATCaggatttgtttttattaacgtatgcaataaaactaactttatttaaacttaaacacaACATCACCCACTGTTTGTAATGGAGATAATAAATGCACAGGTTCCGAAGTTATGAGACTCGCGATGAGGAAAGGCAAGCCAAGCCCAAGGTTTATGTCGAACACGTTTGAACCGATAGCGTTCGACACCGCCATGTCACCGTAACCTTCACGTGCAACCAGGATGGAACTGAGGGCATCCTGTGAatggccagaaaacaacagtagttataacacaggtttaacacctcgtgccagcttacgtgttaccatgtatgttactttgtggcttgtgggtgattattttttttggttttttcatttttttatgtatggctgataatttggacaacccattagtgaccactgggttggagcaattgttgttaggtgtcttgtcCACACATATCTTTACTTTGAATAAAACCCTCACTTACCGGTACACTTGTCCCGACAGCAATCACGAGCAACCCCATCGTATAAGTATCAACGCCCAACAAACATCCAATTATTTCCACAGCCGCCACCATAACATAACTGATGCTGGCAATCCATAGAATGCTCATGAAGAAAGAGAACAAATACCATTTCCTGTAAAGATGGGAAGCTTGTTATAAACCAGACTACACAGTGTAAGAGGTATATCATATGTTTCTCAATTATTTTGTGGCAACCAAACATTTTGCTTAGTTTAATAGAAAACTCTGACAAATCACTTTTTGTAAGCATGAATAAAATGATTCAACtattacaacaataaaaatgttttattctattatttacttttaatgcaATATATAATTTGGCTACTCTGGAATAAAACCGTTGATTTTATTACGCCAATGTTTCGTTTGTCataaaactaatgttttaaTCGCATGAGCgaatacaaaaatgttttttataccagagtaGCAAACTTACACACAAATCTTTGTTACAGATTCAATATGTTTAACCCAGATATTCAAACATAAATGGTGACACTTGTGTGTATTAACAACATCACTCACCTCGTGTCTGGTTTAGAGCAGTCAGGTATGGTCCACGTATAAGCACATATCCATggaaaagataaaacataaacGAACAAGTTCCCCAAGTACTTTGCACTCGGTACACAGTGACTAGAATCTGGTCTGTTCATATAAgaggtattgtgatgtaataactGTAATTACCATGTACTGCTGTGACACACCTGATTCTAGACCAGCAGATACAAGTTTTATGATTAACACCGCCATTGTAAGTGCAtatatccttgggcaaggtatttaatattaaaggttacaacccagtggtcactaaaattgtcagctatacagaaaaacaatcactcacaaagttacatacgtggtaactcgtaagcaagcacgaggtgtattaaacagaacgcCGTCgttaacgattgtcgttaccccgccatgtgaggataaataagttacaacgtatgtcaACAAACTTACTTATCAGGAGGGGGGTGCCTGATAGGAGGAAGACACGGGAACACCGACAttgtttcttcttcttttccaACATTCTCATTCAATCCTGCTTCACCTGTTTACAAAGatatattaatgtaacttatttagccttgtttcatacacctcgtgcccgcttacgagttactacgaatgtaactttgtgggtgagtgTTTTTGCAATTggattaatattttacacaaaggcCCGGTGTGAATGAGTCACTCAAGTGGGATTTGAACCCAGAACCTTAATATAACAACCTGCGACAGGAGGGTTGTCCTCTGATGTTGGTTGGTCAGGTGACTCAGGTTCCTGGGGATTAAATGGATGGTTTAGTATTGTTAGGTGGCCACATGTGTCAGTTTGACATCatcaatatgacatcatcagcatAACATCAcaagtatgacatcaccagCATAACATCaaaagtatgacatcatcaatatgacatcatgagtatgacatcatcagcatgacatcacaagtatgacatcatcaatatgacatcatcagtatgacatcatcagcatAACATCAcaagtatgacatcaccagCATAACATCaaaagtatgacatcatcaatatgacatcatcagtatgacatcacaagtatgacatcatcagcatAACATCACAagcatgacatcatcaatatgacatcatgaaTACTTACATCTGGCACTTGAGGTCTCCCAGACATGACATCACCCACGCTCGCTACTTCACTGTAAGCGTCGACATCGTTGTCCTGGATATCAAGGTTGAAagtaaatatagaaatattattttaattactatACCTtggatttgtttaaattatgaaaagaaggaaattagcaacaaataacatttgttaaaacaccggAATAGTTTTTATTGCCTAAAACTTATCGTCACAATATGCAGGATATTTAATTCAATTATTCtacaaattaaacttacaaCTGATGAAAAGTCTGGGTTTGTCCCAAAATGTCCGCACGAACAACTCCTTGGGTGGAAAATGAATCGATTATGATTGCTTTGGTTCGAGTTTCTTGAGGGTTGGACTGTGTTGTCGCTCAATCTGGTTTGTGAAGTTGAAAAGTAAAATCTTGCAACAGAACAATAGAATATGGTTCATCGCTACCACTAATTTTGCATaggtgtccttgggcaagaggcttaatggcaattgcttcaacccagtggtcactaataggtagttcaaattgtcagccaaacagAAACACAATCACAAAGTTACccaagtggtaactcgtaagctggcacgaggtgtatgaaacagaacacccgtgttataatgactgtcgttgccccgccatgcgaggataaataagtaacatacgtggtaactggtaagctggcacgaggtgtatgaaacagaacacccgtgttataacgactgtcatttgccggccacgcaaggataaaaccCAAATCTTTACTTGTATCATTTGGTATGTTGAATTTGCTTTAATGTGAAgggcttttattttaaaacaagcccCATTCATATTTACCCAGCTTCAAATTCTTTGCTGaaattttcttcattttctgAATAAGGAGGAGGCGGACTCTTCTTTTGATGTCGGCAACATCCATCTCTTCCCTCTTCTTTATCGCAACCTCCCAAATCAACTCCTTCACCAACCTCTTTGTATCTCGTCTCGTATTGCTGAGCTTGCAAACATTCATCACATATCAACCCATCATCAACTTGATCTTCTGTTTGTGGGGTTTCGTCCAGCCTTGTCAGCCTTCTGTTTctacaacaacagcagcaacgACGACACCCACAACCCCTGCCTAACCTGTGACATAAtacaattaacagcaaaacgacagtcgttacaacaggGGAGGGATAAAATAATGGTAAATGGTAGCATTGAATAAAAGTGTGCCTGTAATTTGATTTATAAGAAGCTCATCACAGATggttaaaatacttaaattgAATGTCATTGGCAGATATATCAACCATCACAACATAACACGTTCACCAACCTTGCAGCGTCCAAACTTTGACTTTTTCTAAACTTGATTTTCTTTTCAGCTTCAACAATAACTGTGTTGGTTGGGGCAGGAGGTTcgacctgtcaatcaaacaagTGGATGTCAAATACATTGGGACTTCCTTTTCCACGAAatcaccattgtgggcgtatgtgtccttgggcaagacatttaacggcaattgcttcaacccagcggtcactaatgggttgtttaaattaggaAAACCGAAACATCATCCCACAAACTTACatctgtggtaacttgtaagcgggcatgaggtgtatgaaacagaacacccgtggtataactactgtcgttgcccgccatgcgaggataaataagttacatacgcggtaacttgtaagctggcacgaggtgtatgaaacagaacacccgtgttgtaacgactgtcgttggcacgtgaggataaacaagttgtaCACCTGTGGTTTTGGTGTTGGGGGCGGTGGGTTCTTTTCCTCAGCAGGTGCTTCTACAGGTTCAACAGCACTTGGCGATATTCGGCCATcttttaattcaaaacatgagctgtgaaaaaaacaaaggaTTCTGAAATTACAGACAATGGGCATGTtcttgaatttaaaacaacaatgtgtgtgacgtaataaacgcatgtttattgtgatgtcatgattaAGCTGTTTGTTCATCGATTTTTGTAGGCAgtcagtttatttttagttccaagtgtaataatataaacgaagcatgttttcgcgctATTTCAAAGTTAAATTTCGCACGAACGACTCCTGACacgaattttaaaatcaaaagttttAACGAACACCAGTTGAAGGATTACCTGATAATATATGAGGTTGTAtgtgtaatatagtagggtagggaagatgggacatcttttcattctatttttccgtcccatttggtagtaaacatagaacattaaaagaattataaaaaacgtattctcacgacttccatagaccgttgttaattgtttaaaacacgatcaagatatttggatattatgagctaaaggtgtcccatctcccccaccctactatattgccGTATATGACGTTTATATTCCTACCAGCACTTCCATGACGCCATAAATTCCATCAGCATCGGATTAAACTTCATTGTGACGATATAAAGGACATACAGAAGCAACAATAGGAATGATTCCCACCAAACAAAATATGCGTCCCATGAAAACATGATGAAGGTTATAATAGACAGAGCGTAGAAGATGGAATCCCGAATCAATGGTCGCCAATCTATTTGCAATACCTGGGAATGTAaagctttgtttatttaaacgcATTAAACGCACATTTagatataatagggtggggaaataggACATCTTTTCGTTTCATCAACTTGtccctttggtagtaaacaaagaacattcgaaagaaatataaaaccgtatcctcacaacttccgtagactgttgttaattgtttaacacacgatcaggatattaggatattatgtgctaaaggtgccgtCACACGATAAAATTcgataatttatgtttttgtaagtatttatttttaatcttagATTTCATGTCCTGAGATCAGGGTATTTTTGGCTACCGATTATAGTTAGTCGGTCGCGGTTACTATTGGCAACCACGTTTTTTCTGGTAATTGCTTATCACAGAAGTTGGTCGATGGTTTAGTCGGTAGCTGAGAATGCCATCCCAGTTGTGGTAACACCTGCTTTAACTATCAGCAAGTGATGGATTGGTGTGTAAGAAACGTGTGGCATCTTCCCGGTCGTGCACGGATTAATTATTTGTTGAATCACACCAATGGGGGGTAAACAACTTGtgctatatttgtttaaaattattgctCTAAAAGGAACCACGTGTGGCCACAGTCGACACCTAATAATAAACACATGCACATGTATACAGATAAACACAATTGATGGAAATATATGAGCAATTACCCGGCCCGCCAATGCTGACGTCAAAGCTATGATGACGAGTAGATTGAACACAGCGGACCTGTCGAAATTAAATGAGGGCAAAGAtattaaaatccaaatatattGGTTGTTTAGGAGAATATGATTATTGGATATTGATTTGCAGGTGGTTGGTTGAGATTTGCATTATTTTCACCGGTACCACAATAAACGCTAGACTTTGAACCAGAGGTTATGAGTTTGGGCTTAAtgtgccaccattgtgggtgtatgtgtcatcGGTTCAAAGCTCAAAGCTGCTATCATTGTACGAAGTGTACCTACGttttatatcgactgtcgttgccccgccatgcgaggataaataagttacatacgtggtaactcgtaagcgggcacgaggtgtataaaacagaacacccgtgttataacaactgtcgttgcccgtcacacgaggataaataagttacatttatttattgattttattcattaatatttTCACGTTTATCTTCGATTTGATTCGCCCACACCAAGTCATTTACATCATTgagtttttattgttgtataagttttaaataattaattaaacgttatttgttttattactttaatattaatcGCAAcccattaaaaattaatcaataCTTTAAGGATCGACGAGATATAATCGTTAAATGACCAGgcagttattaatattatattaaccaAGCAAGTTCTAATCAAATAGCGACCTTTAGTTATATTCAAGAATTAATATTATCTACTAAATATGACACCTGTTCTTTCTAAtgcagtatatatattgttaagtatagtaggttgggggaagacgggacaccttcagcacataatatccaaatatcctgtcgtgttttaaacaattaacaacggtctatgggagttgtgaggatacggtttttataattctttgaatgttctttgtttactaccaaatgggacgagaaaatagaatgaaaaggtgtcccacatcttcccccaccctactatatatacatttatttaacgcAGCAATTCTAACCGaaacttaaaacacgataattATATTGGGATAATGAGATAACATAGACGTTCACCTCAGCTCCCGTGGCTTCTCATATAAAAACTCTTAATAGTGgtttttagatatatatatcttaccaTTACCTTTTAATTATGATGATACCTTAAGCCGATTATTTCGCGAATATGCCAACCTATGATTAAGCCGCTAACCACATGACGTTGGTTTGTTGTAGAAAATTCGTGCAGCAAATCTTTCATACTAATGATTTTGTGTCAATTAATCaagtgtcccaacttaccccacgaTCGTCCCAACACCGACGTCACTTCCTGCCCCGATACCAGCTATTGAAGTGAACAACTCTGGCGCTGATGAACCAGCCGCCATGAAAGTGGCGCCGGCTACGTCATCGCTAAGGTTTAGTTTCTCGGATATTGCCTCCAGTGATGGAACGAAGAAGTCGTCGCATATGATCGCTAAAGCTGTGGGACAACAATTGGTTAATAGTATGAATCAACCGTTGGtataatagcttcagcaactcgactgtgggcatgggagtggcaaccacgGATAAGttactcaagttcccacccacgaggatataaatgaccaaaccaaccaaaagtcatgtctgcttatccacacactgcaataggttcagcaactcgactgtgggcatgggattggcaaccatggataagtcactcaaggtCCCACCCATTAGGATATAACTACCAACCTATAAACAGGAACAATACGATAAAGATATAGAGGATCGTCCACAGAGCTGGAACTCCCGAGTTTCGTTCCATCGAACACGTGTCATGTTTCCCGCCATGCCCTCCTTCCTCACCTGTTGTGTTGTCATGCGAGGAACTGCATGTGAGGGTATAACGTTATACATCATATAGTAGGCCGGGGTAGTATGGTTTTCGTTTTCACTTTGTAAATCTCATTTGGTGGAAAACAAGAATACTCATCGACTGGGCAATGGAAGATTATACGTGAATTAACGGTATCCTTCCTACCTTATACAGAACAGTATTGGAACATAACTTATATACCTTTTTTTCCAATAGGTCaactatgtaaaaataaatcataataaCGAAGAGAATGGAAAGTTATTGGCAGCAAAAAATTCGTGAAAACACGATGCGGTAAAAATGTCTTGGAGAATATATGCAAcaaatacataatatacatCAACACTTActtttttgctgctaattcttcGCAGAAATCTTTGGTTCGTTCATACACCGTCGCATTCCCAGGAGCCAACAATGCATCTTCCAATGTTGGTTGTTTATGTGCGATCTTCTGGTTCTTggtgtttaatattaattcacTTTCCAGCGAATATATCCCACCAGAGTGTAGATCATTGGGCCAAGTACCTTCTGCGTCCGGATGTTTCGCAACCACTGTCGAAGGAGCCAACTCTGAACTTCGTCTTTTCCTAACCACCAGCAACTCAACTTGGCGGTAAATATTCAAATCAATTGTTTCGTGACGTAGTTCTGCTCGTGACGTATTAATGACGTCAGAGAAAAACTTCGTTTTCAGCAATGACGTCAACAaaattaatgacgtcacaaaaacggCGAACGCGGTCGCGATTTTAATAATCGTTGCCACGATCTTCGACCTCGCTCTATGACGTAACTTCCTCTCCCCATTGTTACCAACAATATCCCTTTGTTTGATCATAATTTACAACATAACCTGCATAATGGTGGAAATATGGATTAACATAAACTGTATTTATGGTTTCAATTACGTTAGTGAAGCTTGGATTGAAATATAACCCTGAGaataacggtaaaacaacggCGCAATAAGACAAGCGACACTAATGGTGCTACagcccataagtgaccactgggttagagcattGCAGTTGTCACATACGTCTATCGGTAGCAGTATTGAGCATCGAACCTGTACCCTTTGGGTCTCGATTCAAACTTTCAAACCACTCGAGTCAGGGCGCCTCATAAATTAACTGCGTCATTGCAATTCAATTACAGCCTTCGTACATGGATCGTTGTGTAAATAATTAATGCGAGGAATGAACTGGAAGTCGCCTCGAACAAATTGCGGAATCTCAAAACAAACGATTGATGACGAAACGATTATTagcgtgacgtcatagaatgaTGACGTAACGATGTTACCATAGTAACCTATATAGTCGTGTTCAGACACGAACTTGTAACGGTTATTGTCGGCGTGGTTAATTACGATTGAAGTATTAACCTTAAAAttgactgtgacgtaacacttgACACGCGAACGATTtaattgatgacgtcacaccacaTAAGTTGATGACGTTCCACATCCCCTGACCCAGATAAAGTTGTCTCACTCAACTAACTTGGGCTACGGACCAACAGCATAAACCTCATGCaacatggcatgcctcactgtaggacctcacccatatagaatagaatgtccATATACaaagttggggtaatgggccaactctggcctaaatcccaggtcccatgacatgcctcactgtagaacctcatccatatagaatagaatgtccatatacaatgttggggtaatgggccaactctgggtctaaatcccaggtccaatggtgtacctcactgtaggacctcacccatatcgAATATTgaagtaacatacacataTCCTTTCATGTACAACTGATTATAACGAAGCTACAAAGA is from Ciona intestinalis unplaced genomic scaffold, KH HT000052.1, whole genome shotgun sequence and encodes:
- the LOC100177825 gene encoding sodium/potassium/calcium exchanger 2; this translates as MIKQRDIVGNNGERKLRHRARSKIVATIIKIATAFAVFVTSLILLTSLLKTKFFSDVINTSRAELRHETIDLNIYRQVELLVVRKRRSSELAPSTVVAKHPDAEGTWPNDLHSGGIYSLESELILNTKNQKIAHKQPTLEDALLAPGNATVYERTKDFCEELAAKNSSHDNTTGEEGGHGGKHDTCSMERNSGVPALWTILYIFIVLFLFIALAIICDDFFVPSLEAISEKLNLSDDVAGATFMAAGSSAPELFTSIAGIGAGSDVGVGTIVGSAVFNLLVIIALTSALAGRVLQIDWRPLIRDSIFYALSIITFIMFSWDAYFVWWESFLLLLLYVLYIVTMKFNPMLMEFMASWKCCSCFELKDGRISPSAVEPVEAPAEEKNPPPPTPKPQVEPPAPTNTVIVEAEKKIKFRKSQSLDAARLGRGCGCRRCCCCCRNRRLTRLDETPQTEDQVDDGLICDECLQAQQYETRYKEVGEGVDLGGCDKEEGRDGCCRHQKKSPPPPYSENEENFSKEFEAGLSDNTVQPSRNSNQSNHNRFIFHPRSCSCGHFGTNPDFSSVDNDVDAYSEVASVGDVMSGRPQVPDEPESPDQPTSEDNPPVAGEAGLNENVGKEEETMSVFPCLPPIRHPPPDKPDSSHCVPSAKYLGNLFVYVLSFPWICAYTWTIPDCSKPDTRKWYLFSFFMSILWIASISYVMVAAVEIIGCLLGVDTYTMGLLVIAVGTSVPDALSSILVAREGYGDMAVSNAIGSNVFDINLGLGLPFLIASLITSEPVHLLSPLQTCLMSNLPLPFQMVPHVKFGFILLLILAVCLVMFIAVRFRLNRAVGVIFVSLYIGFMIYAFVQEKVCHAFFC